From one Nonomuraea polychroma genomic stretch:
- a CDS encoding serine hydrolase — protein sequence MSGPDFETLFRMAGVTGWLYAADIDSGREVGHGADEQLPTASMFKVPLLVEFCRQADAGLLDPTSRVTVTAGDRVPGPTGISAMLDDVTISLRDLAYLMIAVSDNSSADVLLGRVGIDAINAMLARHGLMSTRVSQSAKEINESMRKDTGHGWPYVDPDEVARLSALDPARANRSTPREMARLFGLIWRDEAASVASCAWMRAVLNMQVWPHRLASGFPYDDVAVSGKTGTLPTLRTESGVVEYPDGRRYAVAVFTRSFSTALNQPRADAVIGTAARMAVDHLRR from the coding sequence ATGAGCGGGCCGGACTTCGAGACGTTGTTCCGGATGGCGGGTGTCACCGGCTGGTTGTACGCCGCCGACATCGACTCCGGGCGGGAGGTCGGGCACGGGGCCGACGAGCAGTTGCCCACGGCGTCGATGTTCAAGGTGCCGCTGCTGGTCGAGTTCTGCAGGCAGGCCGACGCCGGGCTGCTCGACCCCACGAGCCGGGTGACCGTGACGGCCGGCGACCGGGTGCCGGGGCCGACGGGCATCTCGGCCATGCTCGACGACGTGACGATCTCGCTGCGCGACCTGGCGTACCTGATGATCGCGGTGAGCGACAACAGCTCGGCCGACGTGCTGCTCGGGCGGGTCGGTATCGACGCGATCAACGCCATGCTGGCGCGGCACGGGCTGATGTCGACCCGGGTGTCGCAGAGCGCCAAGGAAATCAACGAGAGCATGCGCAAGGACACCGGCCACGGCTGGCCGTACGTGGATCCCGACGAGGTGGCCCGGCTGAGCGCGCTCGACCCGGCGCGGGCGAACCGCAGCACGCCGCGCGAGATGGCCCGGCTGTTCGGGCTGATCTGGCGGGACGAGGCGGCCTCGGTCGCGTCCTGCGCCTGGATGCGTGCCGTGCTCAACATGCAGGTGTGGCCGCACCGGCTGGCCTCCGGCTTCCCGTACGACGACGTCGCGGTCAGCGGCAAGACCGGCACGCTGCCGACGCTGCGCACCGAGTCCGGCGTCGTCGAATATCCCGACGGCCGGCGCTACGCGGTGGCGGTCTTCACCCGTTCCTTCAGCACCGCGCTCAACCAGCCGCGCGCGGACGCCGTCATCGGCACCGCCGCACGTATGGCGGTTGACCACCTACGGAGATAG
- a CDS encoding LysR family transcriptional regulator: protein MDLVRHLRYFIAVAEELHFGNAAIRLGMAQPPLSQRIKRLEEELGTRLFDRSARQVRLTEAGRLVLGEAREIVARVDRLHELARHGEGTVLKVGVPPDLAAAVIAALVADFRETHPEVRLAPTEIWTADQVTALAEGVIDVGLVRHPVTAPGLRFGEPLVQVQGVLLAAGDPLAGVGEVHLADLAGRELLMPPKDGEPGMYAETLSECRRHGYVPPQVHQGAGLGLVLAGAAVAFAPKVEVPGLAWRPLLGSPIAYRVSTAWRVATAPIDDFSAVAVRTLKESAGMTDEGAVPARRISRRPGMLA from the coding sequence ATGGACTTGGTCCGCCATCTTCGCTACTTCATCGCGGTGGCGGAAGAGCTGCACTTCGGCAACGCCGCGATCCGGCTCGGCATGGCCCAGCCGCCGCTCAGCCAGCGCATCAAGCGCTTGGAGGAAGAGCTCGGCACCCGCCTGTTCGACCGCTCCGCCCGCCAGGTCCGGCTCACCGAGGCAGGCAGGCTGGTGCTCGGGGAGGCCCGCGAGATCGTGGCCAGGGTGGATCGTCTGCACGAGCTGGCCAGGCACGGCGAGGGCACGGTGCTCAAGGTCGGCGTACCGCCCGACCTGGCCGCAGCCGTGATCGCCGCCCTGGTCGCGGACTTCCGCGAGACGCATCCCGAGGTACGTCTCGCGCCCACCGAGATCTGGACCGCCGACCAGGTGACCGCGCTGGCCGAGGGCGTGATCGACGTCGGGCTCGTCCGGCATCCGGTGACCGCGCCGGGGCTGCGCTTCGGCGAGCCGCTCGTCCAGGTCCAGGGTGTGCTGCTGGCCGCCGGCGACCCGCTGGCCGGCGTGGGTGAGGTGCACCTGGCCGACCTGGCCGGGCGGGAGCTGCTGATGCCGCCCAAGGACGGCGAGCCGGGCATGTACGCCGAGACGTTGTCGGAGTGCCGCCGCCACGGCTATGTCCCCCCTCAGGTGCACCAGGGCGCCGGGCTCGGGCTGGTGCTGGCGGGGGCGGCGGTGGCGTTCGCGCCGAAGGTCGAGGTGCCGGGGCTTGCGTGGCGGCCGCTGCTAGGCTCGCCGATCGCGTACCGGGTCTCCACGGCCTGGCGGGTGGCCACGGCCCCGATCGACGATTTCTCGGCCGTGGCCGTACGGACCTTGAAGGAGAGCGCCGGGATGACGGACGAAGGCGCCGTGCCCGCGCGGCGGATCAGCCGCAGGCCGGGGATGCTGGCATGA
- a CDS encoding penicillin-binding transpeptidase domain-containing protein — protein MAPQTGTIRRPRSRRWPWITAGLLVPLVAAGGVIWALRTQGSPEETADRYLAAWTAQDYAGMRALVDDPPADFEARHKRFHADLKVTEATFRRHVPTGVFAATAEDTGGVVTFKARLSGRQLDWDYGGELRFVERDRMWKVAWSPAAMHPLLKAGRSLRVVEEKGDPLRVLAADGTPVNTPDAPGSVQQLVEGLKETYPDRFKAPGRYRIDLYEGNELIKTVVEAGGNRPIKTTLDLAVHRAGAASLEGVRKPASLVALRASTGEILAVVNKPGGFNRALLGKYPPGSTFKVVTASALVAGGVSPGEQVTCPAEKNIGGFPFHNAGFKDYGALTFQEAFAHSCNTTFGEMSVASLGGERLAEVARSFGFGTAITPGVPAVRAEFPDPKDDTDLASASIGQGRVLASPLNMASVAAAVASGAWVPPRLVIDEPTGQDSRPRPLEPAVVSALRKLMPAVVTDGTAHAVRFPAGTAGKTGTAEYGSGKEPPAHSWFIGYKGDVAFAVIVEGAGAGSAVAAPVAARFLNALP, from the coding sequence ATGGCACCGCAAACGGGGACAATACGACGGCCGCGCTCGCGCAGGTGGCCGTGGATCACGGCGGGGCTCCTGGTCCCGCTCGTGGCGGCGGGAGGCGTGATCTGGGCCCTGCGTACGCAGGGCTCGCCGGAGGAGACGGCCGACCGGTATCTCGCCGCCTGGACCGCACAGGACTATGCGGGGATGCGGGCGCTCGTCGACGACCCGCCCGCCGACTTCGAGGCCCGCCACAAACGATTCCATGCCGATCTCAAGGTCACGGAGGCGACCTTCCGCCGGCACGTGCCGACGGGGGTCTTCGCGGCCACGGCCGAGGACACGGGCGGCGTCGTGACCTTCAAGGCGAGGCTGAGCGGGCGGCAGCTCGACTGGGACTACGGCGGGGAGCTCAGGTTCGTCGAACGCGACCGCATGTGGAAGGTCGCCTGGAGCCCTGCCGCCATGCACCCCTTGCTCAAGGCGGGCCGCTCGTTGCGGGTGGTCGAGGAGAAGGGCGACCCGCTGCGGGTCCTGGCTGCCGACGGCACCCCGGTCAACACCCCGGACGCGCCCGGCTCGGTGCAGCAGCTCGTCGAGGGCCTCAAAGAGACCTACCCCGACCGCTTCAAGGCCCCCGGCCGCTACAGAATCGACCTCTACGAGGGAAATGAGCTCATCAAGACCGTCGTCGAAGCAGGCGGGAACCGGCCGATCAAGACCACGCTCGACCTGGCCGTCCACCGGGCCGGGGCCGCGTCTCTGGAGGGCGTGCGCAAGCCGGCCTCGCTGGTGGCGCTGCGGGCCTCGACCGGGGAGATCCTGGCCGTGGTCAACAAGCCGGGCGGGTTCAACCGGGCGTTGCTCGGCAAATATCCGCCGGGGTCGACGTTCAAGGTCGTGACGGCCTCCGCGCTGGTCGCGGGCGGGGTCTCGCCGGGGGAGCAGGTCACGTGCCCGGCCGAGAAGAACATCGGCGGCTTCCCCTTCCACAACGCCGGTTTCAAGGACTACGGGGCGTTGACGTTCCAGGAGGCGTTCGCGCACTCGTGCAACACGACGTTCGGCGAGATGAGCGTGGCCTCGCTGGGCGGTGAGCGGCTGGCCGAGGTCGCCAGGAGCTTCGGCTTCGGGACGGCGATCACGCCGGGCGTGCCCGCCGTACGGGCCGAGTTCCCCGACCCCAAGGACGACACCGACCTGGCCTCCGCCTCGATCGGCCAGGGGCGGGTGCTGGCGAGCCCGCTCAACATGGCCTCCGTGGCCGCCGCCGTCGCCTCCGGCGCCTGGGTCCCGCCCCGGCTCGTCATCGACGAGCCGACCGGCCAGGACTCCCGGCCCCGGCCCCTGGAGCCCGCCGTGGTGTCCGCCCTGCGCAAGCTCATGCCCGCCGTCGTCACGGACGGCACCGCCCACGCCGTCCGCTTCCCGGCGGGCACGGCCGGCAAGACCGGCACCGCCGAGTACGGATCCGGCAAGGAACCGCCCGCGCACTCGTGGTTCATCGGCTACAAGGGGGACGTGGCCTTCGCGGTCATCGTCGAGGGCGCCGGCGCCGGCTCCGCGGTCGCCGCCCCGGTCGCGGCCCGCTTCCTCAACGCACTCCCTTGA
- a CDS encoding HAD family hydrolase, whose product MLWNVDLTLVDVAIVSRDAYAEAFRAVTGRPLVKLVPPMGRPDSEIVFETLAVNGILAEDDHLPRFLSALAAAFADRRGRLAKEGRMMPGARDALKSVSRLDGVAQTVLTGTIKSNAVHKLKAFGLDKYIDFELGGYGEEPYPKATLLQVAQGRAKQRLGTPFTAANTVVIGDSTRDVQAAKIGGAAMIGVASGRSMASELREAGADLVLPDLSNASEVVAAVAGLTSPAGRKAS is encoded by the coding sequence GTGCTGTGGAACGTCGACCTGACGCTGGTCGACGTCGCCATCGTGTCCAGAGACGCCTACGCCGAAGCGTTCCGCGCCGTGACCGGCCGGCCGCTGGTCAAACTCGTTCCGCCGATGGGCCGTCCGGACTCGGAGATCGTCTTCGAGACACTCGCCGTCAACGGGATCCTGGCTGAAGACGATCACCTGCCCCGGTTCCTGTCGGCGCTCGCCGCGGCCTTCGCCGACCGGCGCGGGCGGCTGGCCAAGGAGGGGCGGATGATGCCGGGGGCCAGGGACGCGTTGAAGTCGGTGTCCAGGCTGGACGGCGTGGCGCAGACGGTGCTCACGGGGACGATCAAGAGCAACGCGGTGCACAAGCTCAAGGCGTTCGGGCTCGACAAGTACATCGACTTCGAGCTCGGGGGGTACGGCGAGGAGCCCTATCCCAAGGCGACACTGCTGCAGGTCGCCCAGGGAAGGGCCAAGCAACGCCTGGGGACCCCGTTCACGGCGGCCAACACCGTGGTGATCGGGGACTCCACGCGGGACGTTCAGGCCGCCAAGATCGGCGGCGCCGCGATGATCGGCGTCGCGTCGGGACGGTCCATGGCCAGCGAGCTCCGCGAGGCGGGTGCCGACCTTGTCCTGCCCGACCTGTCCAACGCCTCGGAGGTGGTGGCCGCGGTCGCCGGCCTCACCTCCCCAGCCGGCCGCAAAGCCAGCTGA
- a CDS encoding HAD family hydrolase has protein sequence MTKHIIWDWNGTLFHDIDAVVGATNEVFKPYALPVLTADGFRAVYTRPIWLAYERLLGRPLAEGEWELLDDGFHEHYYRLSDTCALAADAELVLTGWTGTQSLCSMAPHAHLVPKVDSFGISGHFTRIDGLLGTTGGEKAAHMTAHIQAIGVDPGEILVIGDSVDDGLAAKHVGAKAVLYTGGMTTRADLESTGLPVVDTLADALDYA, from the coding sequence ATGACGAAGCACATTATCTGGGATTGGAACGGCACGCTCTTCCACGACATCGACGCCGTGGTCGGGGCCACCAACGAGGTCTTCAAACCGTACGCACTGCCCGTGCTGACCGCCGACGGCTTCCGGGCCGTCTACACCCGGCCCATCTGGCTTGCCTATGAGCGCCTGCTGGGCCGTCCGCTCGCCGAGGGCGAGTGGGAGCTGCTGGACGACGGGTTCCACGAGCACTACTACCGGCTGAGCGACACCTGCGCGCTGGCCGCCGACGCCGAGCTCGTGCTCACCGGCTGGACCGGCACACAGTCGCTCTGCTCGATGGCGCCGCACGCGCACCTCGTGCCCAAGGTCGACTCGTTCGGCATCAGCGGGCACTTCACCAGGATCGACGGCCTGCTCGGCACCACAGGTGGCGAGAAGGCCGCGCACATGACGGCGCACATCCAGGCCATCGGTGTGGACCCCGGCGAGATCCTGGTGATCGGCGACAGCGTGGACGACGGGCTCGCGGCCAAGCACGTGGGAGCCAAGGCCGTGCTCTACACCGGCGGCATGACGACGCGGGCCGACCTGGAGAGCACGGGGCTGCCAGTGGTCGACACCCTGGCCGACGCCCTGGACTACGCATAA
- a CDS encoding DUF6912 family protein, protein MRVYLPCTLPALAKAVDAGELGPAPLTGYAVTPALTEWYASGDTEELEYVALTEAARASLRMLTADRADGVAAAPRRVVVAAEVPDHAVSAGVDLEERARVRLSEPVPLAKVASVHIDDLDATSDIEAAIVALPAADGGDDDARFTVDGAEAHELMWYATQEIPDLLR, encoded by the coding sequence ATGCGCGTCTATCTGCCGTGCACTCTCCCAGCACTGGCCAAGGCCGTCGACGCGGGAGAGCTGGGCCCGGCCCCGCTGACCGGCTACGCGGTGACCCCCGCGCTGACCGAGTGGTACGCCTCGGGAGACACCGAGGAGCTCGAATACGTCGCACTGACCGAGGCGGCCCGCGCCTCGCTGCGGATGCTCACCGCCGACCGCGCCGACGGCGTCGCGGCCGCGCCCCGCCGGGTGGTGGTCGCGGCCGAGGTGCCGGACCACGCGGTCTCCGCGGGCGTCGATCTCGAGGAACGCGCCCGGGTACGGCTCTCCGAGCCGGTCCCCCTGGCCAAGGTCGCTTCGGTGCACATCGACGACCTCGACGCGACGTCCGACATCGAGGCCGCGATCGTCGCGTTGCCCGCCGCCGACGGGGGCGACGACGACGCCCGGTTCACGGTGGACGGGGCGGAGGCCCACGAGCTCATGTGGTACGCGACGCAGGAGATCCCAGACCTGCTCCGATGA